In Verrucomicrobiota bacterium, one genomic interval encodes:
- a CDS encoding ABC transporter permease subunit has translation MGLISHVGRKKGKGLLVISLFYVILLLGGITMVIPFLMSLSTSVTNQYDSARYSLYPRFIFNQDELFCKYLFLKYFSGVGSYTYINNLYRIQKADTMADFNKIRDPLKKAFGPLDYDRWDPAKLEIAWKDWESYWDQICKEPLGDKGLPVSVAYSSINKIKFQNFLRQRYLSLWKEQNPVLAQTLSSKEQNTGAVALMNSIYARTVATEFYRMPLIDGSVEFGRTSKFILTPRVRDYEEFLRTLPADQVILVVETFGPATQDRAYLAFLKGKYITLEKLNKAWGTNHKHFGEIIFPENPPAHPVGKADWGEFMKTTFRLADIRLTGNMPHADFRQWLLNKHKGSLDILNKKLNTQFRSLDQIFLTEVMPPPRLLRIDWSEYIVERVPVSQWMPERPDKGYRDYLKKKYGTVEELNRVYGQKYESFDTFILPQTAFDRMDFLQRKGELIWFFLTNNFVQVFKFIGIQGNALWNTLILVGAFLIAGLTVNPLAAYALSRYKIKFKQGILILLLIPMAFPGEVMQIPGFILTRDLGLLNTYWALILPGLANGFGIFLMKGFFDGLPRELYEAAELDGANEWQIYWTVTFPMCKPIIALQMMGSIVIAYSEYMWAFIVCPDERKWTLAVWIFQYSMDAMQRGEAHLQMAALVIMSLPTLVIFIMMQKIIMKGIILPSMK, from the coding sequence ATGGGTCTAATTTCACATGTGGGCCGGAAAAAGGGCAAGGGTCTTTTGGTCATTTCCCTTTTTTACGTCATCCTGCTCTTAGGCGGGATTACCATGGTCATTCCTTTCCTGATGTCATTGAGCACCTCGGTGACCAATCAATATGATTCAGCCCGTTATAGTCTTTATCCGAGGTTTATTTTTAATCAGGATGAGCTTTTCTGCAAATACCTTTTCTTGAAATATTTCTCCGGTGTCGGGAGCTACACATATATTAATAACCTGTACCGGATTCAAAAAGCCGACACCATGGCGGATTTTAATAAAATTAGAGATCCCTTAAAAAAGGCTTTCGGTCCTCTGGATTATGATCGTTGGGATCCAGCAAAGCTGGAAATCGCATGGAAGGATTGGGAATCGTATTGGGATCAGATTTGCAAGGAGCCACTTGGTGACAAAGGCCTGCCGGTATCGGTTGCCTACTCTTCGATTAATAAAATCAAATTCCAGAATTTTCTACGGCAACGTTATTTGAGCCTCTGGAAGGAGCAAAATCCTGTGTTGGCACAAACTTTGTCGTCCAAGGAACAAAATACGGGGGCTGTGGCTTTGATGAATTCTATTTATGCCCGCACCGTGGCGACGGAATTTTACCGGATGCCGCTCATTGACGGGTCTGTTGAGTTTGGACGCACTTCGAAATTCATCTTAACACCTCGTGTGCGCGATTACGAAGAGTTTCTGAGGACTTTACCCGCCGACCAGGTCATTCTTGTAGTTGAGACATTTGGTCCGGCTACGCAAGATAGGGCCTATCTGGCTTTCCTTAAGGGCAAGTATATTACCCTAGAGAAACTCAATAAAGCTTGGGGCACAAATCATAAGCATTTTGGGGAAATTATTTTTCCGGAGAATCCTCCTGCTCATCCTGTCGGTAAAGCGGATTGGGGAGAGTTCATGAAAACGACTTTCCGGTTGGCAGATATCAGGCTCACCGGTAATATGCCGCATGCTGATTTTCGGCAGTGGCTCTTGAATAAACACAAGGGCTCTCTGGACATTCTGAATAAAAAGCTTAATACCCAGTTCCGTTCCCTTGACCAGATTTTCCTCACAGAGGTGATGCCCCCGCCACGTTTACTCCGGATTGATTGGTCTGAATACATCGTGGAGAGAGTCCCTGTTTCCCAGTGGATGCCCGAACGCCCAGACAAAGGGTATCGTGATTATTTAAAAAAGAAATATGGGACAGTCGAGGAGCTTAACCGGGTTTACGGGCAAAAATATGAATCCTTTGATACGTTTATCCTCCCACAAACGGCTTTTGACCGGATGGACTTCCTGCAACGTAAGGGGGAACTCATTTGGTTTTTCCTGACAAATAATTTTGTACAGGTATTCAAATTCATCGGGATCCAGGGTAATGCCTTGTGGAATACCTTGATCCTTGTCGGGGCATTCTTGATTGCAGGATTAACGGTTAATCCGCTGGCTGCCTACGCTTTGTCGCGCTATAAAATCAAATTCAAACAAGGGATCCTGATCCTCCTTTTGATCCCGATGGCCTTTCCGGGTGAGGTCATGCAGATTCCAGGATTTATCCTCACCCGTGACTTAGGGCTATTGAATACGTACTGGGCCTTGATCCTTCCGGGGCTCGCGAATGGTTTTGGTATTTTCCTGATGAAAGGATTTTTCGACGGGTTACCTCGTGAGTTATATGAGGCCGCCGAACTCGATGGGGCGAATGAATGGCAGATCTATTGGACGGTGACATTTCCGATGTGTAAACCAATCATCGCCCTCCAGATGATGGGGTCGATCGTGATTGCTTATAGTGAATACATGTGGGCTTTTATTGTCTGTCCTGATGAAAGGAAATGGACCTTGGCTGTCTGGATATTCCAATACTCGATGGATGCGATGCAGAGGGGTGAGGCACACTTGCAGATGGCGGCCTTGGTCATAATGAGTCTTCCGACAT